The following are encoded together in the Methanosarcina flavescens genome:
- a CDS encoding tRNA(His) guanylyltransferase Thg1 family protein, which yields MKDREIYAEMRCIPPVVVRADGRNFKNTLSGLGFKKPYDLTFARAMADTVELFIKESGLSPLFAYTFSDEISFLFMRLPFEGRVEKIDSVVASFLGSALTINLQLEKPVAFDSRIVILQKEEISAYFHWRQLEAWRNFVAAWGYYTLRNEGIDKTEASKYLKGKKEWEIHEMLFERGINLATLPAWQRRGIVISKEEYQISGFNPVLGEEVKSLRRRVIQNWEIPNFKSEEGMAFLQKLINRN from the coding sequence ATGAAAGATCGGGAAATCTATGCTGAAATGCGCTGTATCCCTCCAGTGGTTGTGCGCGCTGACGGCAGGAATTTTAAAAACACGCTTTCGGGCTTGGGCTTTAAAAAACCCTATGATCTAACCTTCGCCAGGGCAATGGCTGATACTGTTGAACTCTTCATTAAAGAAAGTGGTTTAAGCCCTCTCTTTGCCTATACTTTTTCGGATGAGATCAGTTTTCTCTTCATGAGACTTCCCTTTGAGGGAAGAGTGGAAAAGATTGACTCTGTTGTGGCAAGCTTTCTGGGAAGCGCACTTACGATAAACCTGCAGCTTGAAAAACCTGTTGCTTTTGATTCCAGAATAGTAATTCTTCAAAAAGAAGAGATTTCTGCATATTTCCACTGGAGGCAGCTTGAAGCCTGGCGCAATTTTGTGGCAGCCTGGGGATATTATACTCTGAGGAACGAAGGAATAGATAAGACTGAGGCTTCAAAATACCTCAAAGGAAAGAAAGAGTGGGAGATCCACGAAATGCTTTTTGAGAGGGGGATAAATCTTGCAACGCTTCCTGCCTGGCAGAGGAGAGGAATCGTTATCTCTAAAGAGGAATACCAAATCTCTGGCTTTAATCCCGTACTTGGTGAAGAGGTAAAATCTCTGCGCAGAAGGGTCATTCAGAACTGGGAAATCCCGAATTTCAAATCCGAAGAAGGTATGGCGTTTTTACAGAAACTTATTAATAGAAATTGA
- a CDS encoding PRC-barrel domain-containing protein gives MRAELTSLFGLNIYTNTGVYVGKLQDLVIDIEEQKITGLAISDINRELFDLTSRGVIIPYRWVITAADIIIVRDVIQRYKKRKED, from the coding sequence ATGCGCGCAGAACTTACATCACTTTTTGGTTTAAACATATACACAAACACCGGTGTTTATGTAGGGAAGTTGCAGGACCTCGTAATTGATATAGAGGAACAGAAGATTACCGGGCTTGCTATTTCGGATATTAATAGGGAGCTTTTTGACCTGACAAGCAGAGGCGTAATTATTCCTTATAGGTGGGTTATAACGGCAGCAGATATCATTATAGTTAGAGACGTCATCCAGAGATACAAAAAGCGAAAAGAAGACTAA
- the mdh gene encoding malate dehydrogenase, with translation MAKISVVGAGNVGATTVQRLAELELGEIVMTDIVEGLPQGKALDLMQAGAIKGYDTSIIGTNDYADIADSDLVIITAGIARKPGMTREDLIRTNSKIITEVSKNIAKYAPESIVINVTNPLDIITYVAMKSTGFETKKVFGMSGVLDSGRFASFIAEELKCSKKDVQAMVIGGHGDLMVPLPQYTTVSGIPLTDLLPHDKIARLVERTVNGGAEIVELLKQGSAFYAPSAAVVSMAEAVIKDSKRILPASAYLEGQYGQEGIYFGVPVKLGASGVEEILELELDESQYETLRKSSETIRNVISQLEI, from the coding sequence ATGGCTAAAATTTCCGTGGTAGGTGCAGGAAACGTAGGGGCGACTACAGTCCAGCGACTAGCTGAACTTGAGCTTGGCGAGATTGTCATGACAGATATTGTGGAAGGATTACCTCAGGGCAAAGCCCTTGATCTAATGCAGGCAGGTGCAATAAAAGGCTACGATACTTCTATAATTGGGACCAATGATTATGCAGATATTGCAGACTCTGATCTTGTAATCATTACAGCAGGGATTGCAAGAAAACCAGGAATGACCCGGGAAGATCTGATCCGGACAAACTCAAAAATAATAACGGAAGTTTCCAAAAATATTGCAAAATATGCTCCAGAATCCATAGTAATCAATGTAACAAATCCACTTGATATTATAACTTACGTAGCTATGAAATCAACAGGTTTTGAGACGAAGAAAGTGTTTGGAATGAGCGGAGTTCTGGATTCAGGGCGTTTTGCAAGCTTTATTGCAGAAGAACTGAAGTGCTCGAAAAAAGATGTACAGGCAATGGTAATAGGAGGGCATGGCGACCTCATGGTACCTCTTCCCCAGTATACGACAGTATCTGGAATTCCACTCACGGATCTACTTCCACATGATAAAATTGCCAGGCTGGTAGAAAGGACAGTAAACGGAGGGGCCGAGATTGTAGAACTCCTCAAACAGGGCAGTGCCTTTTATGCTCCCTCGGCAGCTGTAGTCTCGATGGCGGAAGCTGTGATTAAAGACTCTAAAAGAATATTGCCTGCTTCAGCTTACCTGGAAGGACAGTATGGACAGGAAGGCATCTACTTCGGTGTACCCGTGAAACTTGGAGCATCAGGAGTCGAAGAAATCCTTGAACTTGAGCTTGATGAAAGCCAGTATGAAACCCTAAGAAAATCCTCAGAAACAATTCGAAATGTGATTTCACAACTGGAGATATGA
- a CDS encoding ribonuclease H-like domain-containing protein, with product MLNNTYIHIPGVGKGLEQKIWAQGIHTWEEFLKMKDRIPIPSSRKARICEEIRKSSERLAAKDHCFFSQCLPSAEHWRAYSLFSDSAAFVDIETTGLSRSRDKITIVGIYDGKESKIYIKDINLDNIVEEFSKYKLLVTFNGARFDLPFIKSEFPEIEFKQLHIDLMYPLRRIGYKGGLKNIEKLLGISRGDDTEDLTGFDAVRLWRQYERGDQEALDKLIKYNQEDIVNLKTIIELTYPRMVENALKT from the coding sequence ATGCTGAATAACACATACATTCATATTCCAGGTGTAGGGAAGGGCTTAGAGCAAAAAATCTGGGCTCAGGGAATACACACATGGGAAGAGTTCCTTAAGATGAAGGACAGAATACCCATACCTTCGTCACGAAAGGCCAGAATTTGTGAAGAGATTAGGAAGTCTTCCGAACGCCTGGCAGCAAAAGATCACTGCTTTTTTTCCCAATGCCTTCCTTCTGCAGAACACTGGAGAGCATATTCCCTATTTTCTGATTCTGCCGCATTCGTAGATATTGAAACTACGGGTCTTTCTAGGTCCCGGGATAAAATAACCATTGTGGGAATCTACGACGGAAAGGAGTCAAAGATCTATATAAAAGATATTAATCTGGATAATATCGTAGAAGAGTTCTCAAAATATAAACTGCTTGTAACCTTTAACGGTGCTCGTTTTGATCTGCCTTTTATAAAATCCGAGTTTCCCGAAATAGAATTCAAGCAGCTCCATATAGACCTCATGTATCCTTTAAGGCGAATAGGGTACAAAGGAGGTCTGAAAAACATTGAAAAGTTACTTGGAATATCTCGAGGTGATGACACCGAGGATCTAACTGGATTTGATGCCGTAAGGCTCTGGAGACAATATGAAAGAGGAGATCAGGAAGCTCTGGACAAACTTATTAAATATAACCAGGAGGATATAGTTAACCTGAAGACTATTATAGAGCTAACCTACCCTAGAATGGTTGAAAATGCTCTGAAGACCTGA
- a CDS encoding glucose-6-phosphate isomerase family protein: MEVTLKFGDKVTVADVRKLHDMEDVVFDQEWFEETEDRNRDVYYMFRDLAKSNSDLEKIKANHLRYDITIIPPAMLGSEYIKTVGHYHPRVPGTNLSYPEIYQVLEGSATYLLQKVKDGEEDLVLDVVVIKAEKGDLVLVPPGYGHVTINASEETLKMANWVCRDFSSVYEPIKRLSGASYFLLKDGFVKNPLYKNIPPIRNLKPLTYDELELNSTEDMYELIHKIEKLRFLTAPQDFAGFLTGVL; encoded by the coding sequence ATGGAAGTAACACTGAAGTTCGGGGATAAAGTCACTGTGGCCGATGTAAGAAAGCTCCATGATATGGAAGATGTAGTTTTTGATCAGGAGTGGTTTGAAGAAACAGAGGACAGAAATCGGGATGTGTATTACATGTTCCGTGACCTTGCGAAAAGCAATTCTGACCTTGAGAAAATCAAAGCTAATCATTTGAGATATGATATTACTATAATTCCTCCTGCAATGCTTGGGTCGGAATATATAAAGACTGTAGGTCACTACCACCCGCGCGTTCCGGGAACAAATCTCTCTTATCCTGAGATTTATCAGGTACTTGAAGGTTCTGCTACCTATCTACTTCAAAAGGTAAAAGACGGAGAGGAAGATCTTGTTCTGGATGTTGTAGTAATCAAAGCGGAAAAAGGTGATCTGGTGCTTGTTCCCCCTGGATACGGGCATGTAACTATAAATGCCTCAGAAGAGACACTTAAAATGGCAAACTGGGTCTGCCGTGACTTTTCATCGGTTTACGAACCTATAAAAAGACTCTCTGGAGCCTCATATTTCCTTCTTAAGGATGGCTTTGTAAAAAATCCGCTTTATAAAAATATTCCGCCGATCCGTAACCTTAAACCCCTTACATATGACGAACTCGAGTTAAACTCCACAGAAGATATGTATGAGCTTATACATAAAATTGAAAAGCTCAGGTTTTTGACAGCACCACAGGATTTTGCAGGATTCTTGACAGGAGTGCTCTGA
- a CDS encoding DUF128 domain-containing protein, translated as MKENEYRIQFTSSRIRDLMYRTTFDPKKMDGDVILNLSFIDKKDLDDVLGIFKMVISSGLSVTPYVKIVSEGESLGDLTIEKGKVGIGTVCSITIDGVLLKAGIPVNPKLGGVVQIRSGIPVRFTDVLTYASTTVDPLEILMSQGITSVSEMLRTGSGKILANLREAPMVARDEIESCLSDLLDAGFSGILEVGEPNTRVLDVPIERDHLGIVVIGGTNPMAVVQEYGISIDTNAMSKLISFKEMSRIEDLV; from the coding sequence ATGAAAGAAAATGAATACCGTATCCAATTTACATCATCCAGAATAAGGGACCTCATGTACAGGACTACATTTGATCCTAAGAAAATGGATGGAGACGTTATACTTAATCTCTCATTTATTGATAAGAAAGATCTGGATGATGTGCTTGGGATTTTTAAGATGGTAATCTCAAGCGGGCTTTCGGTAACTCCCTATGTTAAGATAGTTTCCGAAGGCGAATCTCTCGGAGACCTGACTATTGAAAAGGGGAAGGTAGGTATCGGAACAGTATGTAGCATTACTATTGACGGAGTATTGCTAAAAGCAGGAATTCCTGTAAACCCCAAACTCGGAGGGGTTGTTCAGATCCGAAGCGGAATTCCGGTTCGCTTTACTGATGTACTGACTTACGCAAGTACAACTGTAGATCCGCTTGAAATTCTGATGTCACAGGGAATTACTTCTGTATCGGAAATGCTCAGGACAGGCTCAGGCAAGATTCTCGCAAATCTCAGAGAAGCTCCTATGGTTGCAAGAGATGAAATTGAAAGTTGCCTTTCTGACCTTCTGGATGCAGGCTTCAGTGGAATCCTTGAAGTTGGGGAACCAAATACACGGGTTCTAGATGTTCCCATAGAGAGAGACCATCTTGGAATAGTCGTCATAGGAGGGACAAATCCTATGGCTGTTGTACAGGAATATGGGATCAGCATAGACACCAATGCAATGTCAAAGCTAATTTCATTCAAAGAGATGAGCAGGATTGAAGATCTGGTTTAA
- a CDS encoding single-stranded-DNA-specific exonuclease RecJ, producing the protein MSETIKALHKEAAKCADEIKKYRSIHVVSHIDADGLTSAGIICTALQRGGFEYTTRFVKQLDEKALDAIADENHSIVIFTDLGSGMCEQIKSRGIHAVISDHHQPQGSHQFHLNPHLFGANGSYELSGSGTTYLLASALGKNQDLSSLAIVGAVGDMQHLKMGQLVGVNREILEDGVRGNILQFKKDLTLFGKQTRPIYKLMQYSSDPYLPGLTGSEEACIEFLHSLNISLSQDEHWRRWIDLEISEKQKIVSGLIQYCLKSGMPSYKIERLIGEVYILLGEKEGTEMRDASEFSTLLNATARYDHAEIGLAVCMGNREEAYEGARKLLAEHRQNLVNGLIYVKEKGVIQLENIQYFDAGSEIKETIVGIIAGMSSTLVENRNLPIIAFAKAEGGTKVSARGTQDLIRRGVNLSEAMSIVSAEVGGVGGGHDIAAGATIPDGKKEEFARKLDLFIGEQLRRKTHSKQRDQPSEVCSEKLN; encoded by the coding sequence ATGTCTGAAACAATAAAAGCACTTCATAAAGAAGCGGCGAAATGTGCCGACGAAATTAAAAAGTACAGATCAATCCACGTTGTATCTCATATTGACGCTGACGGGCTGACTTCTGCAGGAATTATCTGTACTGCCCTTCAAAGGGGCGGTTTTGAATATACGACTCGTTTTGTCAAGCAGCTTGATGAAAAGGCTCTTGATGCTATTGCTGATGAGAACCATAGCATTGTCATTTTTACTGACCTTGGAAGCGGGATGTGCGAGCAAATAAAATCTCGCGGGATCCATGCAGTGATCTCAGACCATCACCAACCCCAGGGAAGCCATCAATTTCACCTTAACCCTCACCTTTTCGGAGCAAATGGTTCGTATGAGTTAAGCGGATCTGGGACTACCTACTTACTGGCTTCAGCTCTTGGAAAAAATCAGGACCTTTCCTCACTGGCAATAGTGGGGGCTGTTGGGGATATGCAACATCTGAAAATGGGGCAGCTTGTCGGAGTCAACAGGGAAATTCTGGAAGATGGGGTTAGGGGAAACATTCTACAGTTCAAAAAAGACCTGACTCTATTTGGAAAACAAACCCGCCCGATTTATAAATTAATGCAATATTCTTCAGATCCTTACCTCCCAGGGCTTACGGGGAGCGAAGAAGCATGCATTGAGTTTCTTCACTCCCTTAATATTAGTTTGAGTCAGGATGAACACTGGAGACGCTGGATTGACCTTGAAATCTCAGAAAAACAGAAAATTGTTTCAGGACTTATCCAGTACTGCCTGAAATCAGGTATGCCCTCATATAAGATAGAGCGTCTGATAGGTGAGGTTTACATCCTCCTTGGAGAAAAAGAAGGAACGGAGATGAGAGATGCGTCGGAATTTTCCACCCTTCTTAATGCCACCGCGCGCTACGATCATGCAGAGATTGGACTGGCAGTCTGCATGGGAAACAGAGAGGAAGCTTATGAAGGTGCCCGTAAATTGCTTGCCGAGCATAGACAGAATCTTGTCAACGGACTCATATATGTTAAAGAAAAGGGAGTTATCCAGCTTGAAAATATCCAGTACTTCGACGCAGGCTCGGAAATAAAAGAAACTATTGTGGGTATTATTGCGGGCATGAGTTCTACATTAGTTGAAAACAGAAATCTTCCCATTATTGCTTTTGCAAAAGCCGAAGGAGGGACAAAGGTTTCAGCAAGGGGAACCCAGGACCTTATCCGCAGAGGAGTCAACCTTTCGGAAGCCATGTCGATTGTTTCGGCTGAAGTTGGAGGTGTAGGCGGTGGGCACGATATTGCAGCAGGAGCAACAATTCCTGACGGTAAAAAGGAAGAATTCGCAAGAAAGCTGGATCTGTTTATAGGAGAACAGCTGCGAAGAAAGACACATTCAAAGCAAAGAGACCAGCCTTCCGAAGTATGCTCCGAAAAGCTGAATTGA
- a CDS encoding YheU family protein: MTEFERMLVNSLNAYIEENGIKAISYRLKQHRFTPQFLDVLVDSLNPDLYLGIECKSISVDKGANALYFSQHFTVDKNGIHQIERISDYLNRSGRRGFLAVELRLGPGHGREAYIIPWKELEKEYLNQNLKLTLQEIRSFPEIRREGKDYKVDPREWEGK; the protein is encoded by the coding sequence ATGACCGAGTTTGAACGCATGCTTGTAAACTCACTTAATGCATACATTGAAGAGAATGGAATAAAAGCTATCTCCTACAGGCTTAAGCAGCACAGATTCACTCCACAGTTTCTAGATGTGCTTGTGGATTCTCTTAACCCGGATCTATACCTGGGAATCGAGTGCAAAAGCATTTCAGTGGACAAAGGAGCAAATGCACTTTACTTTTCTCAGCATTTTACCGTTGATAAAAACGGAATCCACCAGATAGAAAGAATTTCGGATTACCTGAACAGATCAGGAAGACGTGGATTTCTTGCAGTAGAACTTCGCCTGGGACCCGGCCACGGAAGGGAAGCATACATAATTCCCTGGAAGGAACTGGAAAAAGAATATCTCAATCAAAATCTCAAACTTACGTTACAGGAGATCCGAAGTTTTCCTGAAATAAGAAGAGAAGGAAAAGATTATAAGGTCGATCCAAGGGAATGGGAAGGAAAGTAA
- a CDS encoding DUF1699 family protein gives MKIRVVSSKEEIDTLKLNEEIVHLAFRPSNKDIFKLIMKCPEIKAIHIPSSYKKTISSSAQMYLSMQNIALLEGDVWGHRKDINEYSEVSQHVFDRIQELREEGLSDEETIERLVKETRLSPDFVSFIISN, from the coding sequence ATGAAAATTAGAGTTGTAAGTTCAAAAGAAGAAATAGACACTTTAAAACTTAATGAGGAAATTGTCCATCTTGCATTCAGACCATCTAACAAGGACATTTTTAAACTCATTATGAAGTGTCCGGAAATAAAAGCGATCCACATCCCAAGCTCATACAAAAAAACGATTTCCAGTTCTGCACAGATGTATCTTTCAATGCAGAATATCGCTTTACTTGAGGGCGATGTATGGGGTCACAGGAAAGACATTAACGAATACTCCGAAGTGTCACAGCACGTTTTTGACCGCATACAAGAACTCAGGGAAGAAGGGCTTTCCGATGAGGAAACTATTGAAAGGCTTGTAAAAGAAACGAGGCTCAGCCCGGACTTTGTAAGTTTCATTATATCAAATTAA